Proteins encoded by one window of Mariniplasma anaerobium:
- a CDS encoding InlB B-repeat-containing protein: MKNALMKKISFALLLFTIGFTVVACGTDDPVDPVDPVDPVTYTVTFNTNGGSAVPALTVEEDQNATSPTNPTKEGFIFSYWYTTDDSVEFLFTTAITADLTLNAKWEEEVPVGPTDEELIAADIAALEADFYLNDYQLDLPLRGRVNGSRIAWKSDSTNVSDAGIILPLAADLTPETQTIKGTFTLNAARVEYIFDVDVPVYEEVVITNQRSVPFENLTTEYTVEDGNIDLYFEADGYVPYVSVIDFLGLLDGFVDSEVEFTFTQDVDTLEIFYQYYDEDEDQTYDLIVTLDTVENTITTNDPAFYWAYVYSTETNYGRHIEYDNDNPDAYYDEGEEVVYDLDLYNLDMAIYNDDILLPYYIVNQLFAGSSYYNVYYNNDGLFGIYSLPSASSAEYRTMKASSVNNTDFPADLLVHNFNILAFNMDYFYGLKEIMEVETYYGLLMENLDGLLNDDPEEFDNALSTMIYKKIDELHTSYGYPSYFNKTTWEGPQLTSVGQFGPRGQNWYQGDGTGYFDVVDEIDAKWGSVTNRPFYWFLDTAKTSVVVTLDGFDTADIEESATFDQAIAADVFGVDDITTVLPDIMSGNKFFYYNTSDETNDMMEIIVKGSNIAYVDTFKQALVTLGYTFEYDEANIVSSKDNGYYALTIVDAVNGDRNYMVQVDFDEDYDLFYVSIVNMLPTSFDRPWPLIVDVEGMVNSDSAVYLEMLMDKILAESPTLENVTIDLTYNTGGNVGALYRVVGFITDQPFRVSSKDGDTGGASSGYVVINGTPTYPNLNWSLLTSKVTFSAANSLATIFMENELGPILGVQSGGGASSITPILLPTGTAFTMSSNNISAYRTGSGTTEDPYVFVSNEFGIAPDYVLDMSDLYDADVILGILND, translated from the coding sequence ATGAAAAACGCATTAATGAAAAAAATTTCATTTGCTTTGCTTTTGTTTACTATAGGCTTCACTGTAGTAGCTTGCGGAACAGATGATCCAGTGGATCCGGTAGATCCGGTAGATCCAGTAACTTATACTGTTACATTTAATACAAATGGGGGTAGCGCAGTTCCAGCTTTAACTGTCGAAGAAGACCAAAATGCCACTAGCCCTACTAATCCAACTAAAGAGGGTTTTATTTTTAGCTATTGGTATACAACAGATGATTCAGTAGAATTTTTGTTTACAACTGCAATCACTGCTGATTTAACTTTAAATGCTAAATGGGAAGAAGAAGTTCCAGTAGGCCCAACCGATGAAGAATTGATTGCAGCTGATATTGCTGCTTTAGAAGCTGACTTTTATTTAAATGATTATCAATTAGATCTTCCACTTAGAGGTAGAGTGAACGGAAGTAGAATTGCTTGGAAAAGTGATTCAACTAATGTCTCAGATGCAGGTATTATTTTGCCACTTGCAGCTGATTTAACTCCTGAAACACAAACTATAAAAGGTACATTCACTTTAAATGCTGCAAGAGTAGAATATATATTTGATGTTGATGTTCCAGTTTATGAAGAAGTAGTCATTACGAATCAAAGATCAGTACCTTTTGAAAACTTAACAACTGAATATACAGTTGAAGATGGTAATATCGATCTTTATTTTGAAGCAGATGGATATGTGCCATATGTTAGTGTTATTGACTTTTTAGGATTACTTGATGGATTTGTTGATTCAGAAGTTGAATTTACATTTACTCAAGATGTTGATACATTAGAAATTTTTTATCAATATTATGATGAAGATGAAGATCAAACATATGACTTAATTGTTACTCTAGATACTGTTGAAAATACAATTACTACAAATGACCCTGCATTTTACTGGGCATATGTTTATTCAACAGAAACAAATTATGGTCGCCATATTGAGTATGATAATGACAATCCTGATGCATATTATGATGAAGGTGAAGAAGTTGTTTATGATTTGGATTTATATAATTTAGACATGGCAATCTATAATGATGACATTTTACTTCCTTATTATATAGTGAATCAATTATTTGCAGGTTCTAGTTATTATAATGTTTACTACAATAATGATGGACTATTTGGCATCTATTCACTTCCAAGTGCATCATCAGCTGAATATAGAACAATGAAAGCTAGTTCAGTGAACAATACAGATTTCCCAGCAGATTTATTAGTTCATAATTTCAATATTTTGGCATTTAATATGGATTATTTCTATGGATTAAAAGAAATCATGGAAGTTGAAACATATTATGGATTACTTATGGAAAATCTTGATGGACTTTTAAATGATGATCCAGAAGAATTTGACAATGCGTTATCTACAATGATTTATAAGAAGATTGATGAATTACATACAAGTTATGGATATCCTTCATATTTTAATAAGACAACATGGGAAGGACCTCAATTAACATCTGTTGGACAATTTGGACCTAGAGGTCAAAATTGGTATCAAGGAGATGGAACTGGTTATTTTGATGTAGTAGATGAAATTGATGCTAAATGGGGTTCAGTTACTAATCGTCCATTCTATTGGTTCTTAGATACTGCAAAAACTTCTGTAGTTGTAACTCTTGATGGATTTGACACAGCAGATATCGAAGAAAGTGCAACATTTGATCAAGCAATTGCAGCAGATGTCTTTGGTGTAGATGATATTACAACTGTTTTACCAGATATTATGAGCGGTAATAAATTCTTTTATTATAATACAAGTGATGAAACAAACGATATGATGGAAATCATTGTAAAAGGTTCTAATATAGCTTACGTTGATACATTCAAACAAGCTTTAGTAACTTTAGGGTATACATTTGAATATGATGAAGCTAATATAGTATCGTCTAAAGATAATGGATATTATGCACTTACTATTGTAGATGCAGTTAATGGTGATAGAAATTATATGGTACAAGTTGACTTTGATGAGGATTATGACTTATTTTATGTAAGTATCGTAAATATGCTACCTACTAGTTTTGATAGACCATGGCCTCTAATTGTTGATGTTGAAGGTATGGTTAATTCAGATAGCGCTGTATATTTAGAAATGTTAATGGATAAAATATTAGCAGAATCACCAACTTTAGAAAATGTAACCATTGACCTTACTTATAATACAGGTGGTAATGTGGGTGCATTATATAGAGTCGTTGGGTTTATTACAGACCAACCATTTAGAGTAAGTTCTAAAGATGGAGATACAGGTGGAGCTTCAAGTGGTTATGTGGTTATCAATGGAACACCTACATATCCAAATTTAAATTGGTCACTTTTAACTTCAAAAGTTACTTTCTCTGCAGCTAACTCATTAGCTACAATCTTTATGGAAAATGAACTAGGACCTATCTTAGGTGTTCAATCTGGTGGTGGTGCATCATCAATTACACCAATATTACTTCCTACAGGTACTGCATTTACAATGAGTTCAAATAACATCAGTGCATATAGAACTGGATCAGGAACAACTGAAGATCCTTACGTGTTTGTTTCAAATGAATTTGGGATAGCACCTGATTATGTACTTGATATGTCAGATCTTTATGATGCAGATGTAATTTTAGGTATTTTAAACGATTAG
- a CDS encoding ABC transporter substrate-binding protein codes for MKFPKKLLVVFMLLLTSLTVVACKEDPVVVDANPSIAGTGAVAIVLFDEFDPLAGVTATDEEDGDLTSDIVVKTNNVDNTVVGNYSVVYEVEDSAGNVVTATKSVTVSDRALEDYPLAQYLSGVDLSKLKAEDKDIIFNAAERYLLENVYAGVPLYTSAARVIYADRVQLFSETYNGVMGFGTKFSQFTEDDSNVLMYGSTYGNAGEYTWRSAYSTDPTSLNPWNADDSATSDFADLFKGGLYQFFFDSTKESFEILPELADALPVPTGGTVINGKTYAKTWTISVRDDLTWKFHPDTDTSMLPAGFEDLDASDYMWTWKYALDNDWFRARTGGGDFVSQGIKNAAEYLEGSVSWEDVGLKLIDDYTIQLEYTTEKAAFDVLYGFAGAVLTPINQELFEELGDPNTGGTYGEGPADVASSGIYYFDVWTPGQLLTFKKNELFPDADMYNYTGQQFTYIDDSNQVFAEFIAGRLESASVPAAELDNYASDPRIKISPDPTTWRLQINSFGTEANRDFYIENTPGNALDETFVPEPILMYKSMRQALMYGFDRYEAAINVVGTYLPAFTLFTTTYFLDGDSGLGVRSGAAGAALVEDFGGSSYGYFPDVALDLFKQAVAEGIADGYYTAGTASNYTEIELILTWASSGNTNAQAMVANLVEQYEDLLVDDVNFVKVVFQVDDVAFPNNYYDYMMVGATDLGIGGISGSLLDAPSFLDVYSDDNRGGFTLNWGIDTTTALIPVAYNNLDGELVYERWGYNALISALVGNVYVKDGLEQDAWDNAEDLIDAYLDMGGEVTDTVSDGATLAEYILGDTLANVATDEGFDSLVAHIAVTESGKNFLFVISVENNAYKLYSQLGLSTDAEDAIQQFIFTNYGNYNLTVSVGPLTDAEIAADAYIGVDQGYTTLAEIATDVAAPLAYTEVYATTWAEGWSDGVVVLHIGDYYIGWAWL; via the coding sequence ATGAAATTTCCGAAAAAATTGCTTGTTGTATTTATGTTATTGCTTACAAGTTTAACAGTAGTGGCTTGTAAAGAAGACCCTGTAGTAGTTGATGCTAATCCATCAATCGCTGGAACAGGTGCTGTAGCAATCGTACTATTTGATGAATTTGACCCACTTGCTGGCGTCACTGCTACAGATGAAGAAGATGGTGACTTAACATCAGACATCGTTGTTAAAACTAATAACGTTGATAACACTGTTGTTGGTAACTATTCAGTTGTTTACGAAGTAGAAGACAGTGCTGGTAATGTAGTAACTGCTACTAAGAGCGTAACTGTTAGTGATCGTGCTTTAGAAGATTATCCACTTGCACAATATTTAAGCGGTGTTGATCTTTCTAAACTTAAAGCAGAAGATAAAGACATTATCTTTAATGCTGCAGAACGTTACTTATTAGAAAATGTATATGCAGGTGTTCCTCTATATACAAGTGCAGCTAGAGTTATTTATGCTGACAGAGTACAATTATTCAGTGAAACTTACAATGGTGTTATGGGATTCGGTACTAAATTCTCACAATTTACTGAAGATGATTCTAACGTATTAATGTATGGATCTACTTATGGTAATGCTGGTGAATATACTTGGAGATCTGCTTATAGCACTGACCCAACCTCATTAAACCCTTGGAATGCTGATGATTCAGCTACTTCAGATTTTGCTGATTTATTTAAAGGTGGTTTATATCAATTCTTCTTTGATTCAACTAAAGAAAGTTTTGAAATCCTTCCTGAATTAGCTGATGCTTTACCAGTACCTACAGGTGGTACAGTAATTAATGGTAAAACTTATGCTAAAACTTGGACAATTTCAGTAAGAGACGATCTTACATGGAAATTCCATCCAGATACTGACACATCAATGTTACCTGCTGGTTTTGAAGACCTAGATGCAAGTGACTATATGTGGACTTGGAAGTATGCATTAGACAACGATTGGTTCAGAGCTAGAACTGGTGGTGGCGACTTTGTATCTCAAGGTATTAAGAATGCTGCTGAATATCTAGAAGGTTCTGTTAGTTGGGAAGATGTTGGTCTTAAATTAATTGATGATTATACAATCCAACTAGAATATACTACTGAAAAAGCAGCATTTGACGTATTATACGGCTTTGCTGGTGCAGTTTTAACTCCAATCAACCAAGAATTATTTGAAGAACTTGGAGATCCAAACACTGGTGGTACTTATGGTGAAGGCCCTGCTGACGTTGCATCAAGTGGTATTTATTACTTTGATGTATGGACTCCAGGACAATTATTAACATTCAAGAAAAACGAATTATTCCCAGATGCAGATATGTATAACTATACAGGTCAACAATTTACTTATATTGATGACTCAAACCAAGTATTTGCTGAATTTATCGCTGGTAGATTAGAAAGTGCTTCAGTTCCTGCTGCAGAACTTGATAACTATGCAAGTGATCCTAGAATTAAAATTTCTCCAGATCCTACAACTTGGAGATTACAAATCAATTCATTCGGTACAGAAGCTAATAGAGATTTCTATATTGAAAACACTCCTGGTAATGCACTAGATGAAACATTTGTACCAGAACCAATCTTAATGTACAAATCTATGAGACAAGCATTAATGTATGGTTTTGATAGATATGAAGCTGCTATTAACGTTGTAGGTACTTACTTACCAGCGTTTACACTATTTACTACAACATACTTCCTTGATGGTGACTCAGGACTAGGCGTTAGATCTGGTGCTGCAGGTGCTGCTCTTGTTGAAGACTTTGGTGGTAGTTCTTATGGTTACTTCCCAGACGTTGCTTTAGATTTATTTAAACAAGCTGTTGCAGAAGGTATTGCTGATGGATATTACACAGCAGGTACTGCAAGTAACTATACTGAAATCGAATTAATCTTAACTTGGGCTTCAAGTGGTAACACTAATGCTCAAGCTATGGTAGCGAATTTAGTTGAACAATATGAAGATTTATTAGTTGATGATGTTAACTTTGTTAAAGTAGTATTCCAAGTTGATGACGTTGCATTCCCAAATAACTATTATGATTACATGATGGTTGGCGCTACTGACTTAGGTATTGGTGGTATTAGTGGTTCATTATTAGATGCTCCAAGTTTCTTGGATGTATACTCTGATGACAACCGTGGTGGATTTACTCTTAACTGGGGTATTGATACTACAACTGCATTAATTCCTGTTGCTTATAATAACTTAGATGGCGAATTAGTATACGAAAGATGGGGCTACAATGCTTTAATCTCAGCTCTAGTTGGAAACGTATATGTTAAAGATGGTCTTGAACAAGATGCTTGGGATAATGCAGAAGATCTAATTGATGCTTATCTTGACATGGGCGGCGAAGTTACAGATACTGTATCAGACGGTGCTACACTTGCTGAATACATATTAGGTGATACACTTGCTAATGTTGCTACAGACGAAGGATTTGATAGTTTAGTTGCTCATATCGCTGTTACTGAAAGCGGTAAGAACTTCTTATTTGTTATCTCAGTTGAAAACAATGCTTATAAACTTTATTCACAACTAGGTTTATCAACAGATGCTGAAGATGCAATTCAACAATTTATCTTTACTAACTATGGTAACTATAACTTAACTGTTTCTGTAGGACCTCTTACAGATGCTGAAATCGCTGCTGATGCTTATATCGGCGTAGATCAAGGTTATACTACACTTGCTGAAATCGCTACTGATGTTGCTGCACCACTTGCTTATACAGAAGTATATGCTACTACATGGGCTGAAGGTTGGTCAGATGGTGTTGTAGTTCTACACATTGGTGATTACTATATTGGTTGGGCTTGGTTATAA
- a CDS encoding helix-turn-helix domain-containing protein, which yields MKALRLKEFRETKNLSQRELAQRLGITQAYYWKWEIGKSFPNAKQILKLCDTLECSPNDLFGFKGVHAVVIERLEHD from the coding sequence ATGAAAGCACTAAGATTAAAAGAATTCAGGGAGACTAAAAATCTTAGCCAGCGAGAACTTGCTCAACGCCTAGGTATAACTCAGGCTTATTACTGGAAATGGGAAATCGGCAAGTCTTTTCCAAATGCAAAACAAATTTTGAAACTTTGTGACACACTAGAATGTTCACCTAATGATTTGTTTGGGTTTAAAGGTGTTCATGCTGTAGTAATTGAAAGATTAGAACATGATTGA
- a CDS encoding RNA-guided endonuclease InsQ/TnpB family protein produces the protein MRYKAIKTRLKLDKDQKTFLLLLMRASKNLYNEALYNVRQHFFNTKTYLTYEDNYHLLKSSDNYRTLSTSQAQAVIKKVDEAMKAFFGSINSNNKMKVRLPRYLDKFGYYSIIDRMVYKPDNEYYKLPRGNFIKRVSKYFILPKKDNYLYSSLNILDELNILIETPKCIINKQIKEITIKQRFDGKYIEVIHTYIEEDVLCGINLKTETMGIDLGFNNLVTCAVTNENHLLIDGKKLKSLNQWYHKRMSHLSSTRPNQNVLTNQMIRLIDKRNHQMTYGINKAARLIINHALVNSVGEIIIGYNEDFKDIVLSKQYNQMAKSIPLAKLRDRIVYLAKEYGINSKVINESYTSKASYLDNDIIPELDYKKHSFSGKRIKRGLYLSKEGKKINADLNAALNILRKGNPKTKKLGYSGVNTPKRTYLFG, from the coding sequence ATGAGATATAAAGCTATAAAAACAAGACTAAAGTTAGATAAAGATCAAAAAACATTTTTACTTTTATTGATGCGGGCATCAAAGAATTTATATAATGAAGCATTGTATAATGTTAGACAACATTTTTTTAATACTAAAACATATTTAACATATGAAGATAATTATCATTTGCTAAAATCAAGCGATAACTATCGAACACTTAGCACCTCACAAGCACAAGCAGTTATCAAAAAAGTAGATGAAGCAATGAAAGCTTTTTTTGGTTCTATAAATTCGAACAATAAAATGAAAGTAAGATTACCTAGATATCTTGATAAGTTTGGATATTACTCTATAATAGATAGAATGGTTTATAAACCAGATAACGAATATTATAAATTACCTCGCGGTAATTTTATAAAACGTGTATCAAAGTATTTTATATTACCAAAAAAAGATAATTATCTTTATAGTTCATTAAACATATTAGATGAATTAAATATATTAATAGAAACACCAAAATGTATAATAAATAAACAAATAAAAGAAATCACCATTAAACAAAGATTTGATGGCAAATACATTGAGGTTATTCATACATATATAGAAGAAGATGTTTTATGTGGAATTAATCTAAAAACAGAAACAATGGGAATTGATTTAGGATTTAATAATTTAGTAACTTGTGCAGTTACGAATGAAAATCATTTATTAATTGATGGCAAAAAATTAAAATCATTAAACCAGTGGTATCATAAAAGAATGAGTCATTTATCAAGTACAAGACCAAATCAAAATGTGTTAACAAATCAAATGATTAGACTTATTGATAAAAGAAACCATCAAATGACATATGGAATTAATAAAGCAGCAAGACTCATAATTAATCATGCATTAGTTAATAGTGTTGGTGAAATTATTATAGGGTACAATGAAGACTTTAAAGACATAGTACTAAGCAAACAATATAATCAAATGGCAAAGTCAATCCCTTTAGCTAAACTTAGAGATAGAATTGTTTATTTAGCAAAAGAATATGGAATTAATTCAAAAGTTATAAATGAATCTTACACCTCAAAAGCATCCTATTTAGATAATGATATAATTCCTGAATTAGATTACAAAAAACATAGTTTTAGTGGTAAAAGAATTAAACGAGGATTATATCTATCAAAAGAAGGTAAAAAAATAAACGCAGATTTAAATGCAGCGCTTAATATTTTAAGAAAAGGTAACCCCAAAACTAAAAAGTTAGGGTATAGTGGTGTGAACACGCCGAAACGTACATATCTATTTGGGTGA
- the nifJ gene encoding pyruvate:ferredoxin (flavodoxin) oxidoreductase — MVAKKVIKSMDGNEAAAYCSYAFTEVAGIYSITPSSPMAQYVDLWASNGKKNLFGMPVKIIEMQSEAGAAGTVHGSLQMGVLTTTYTASQGLLLKIPNMYKIAGQMLPGVIHVAARSLAAQALSIFGDHQDVMAARQTGFAFLASTSVQSSMDLAGIAHLAAIKSSIPFVHFFDGFRTSHEVQSIEVLDYEVFDRLLDRDMVAKFRSHGLNPERPVTRGSAQSDDVYFQTKVLQGTHYEVVPDIVNDYMQEISKVTGRDYAPFTYYGDKDATDVVIAMGSVCELAQQSIDYLISKGKKVGLLTVHLYRPFSAKYFLDKMPKTVKRITVLDRTMEPGATGNPLYLDVKSVYYGTKEQPQILGGIYGLSSKDTTPAMIVSVFENMVGEQKDQFTVGINDDVTHTSLTIDTSLDLADANTTELLFFGLGSDGTVGASKNITKIIGDNTSFYSQAYAAYDSKKAGGVTRMHLRFSDKPIRSTYLVNYPNFVSCSTDTYLTKYDMLKGLKTGGTFLLNTQTPKEEIEAHLPNNVKRQLAIKKAKFYIINAVDLAYEIGLGRRINTIMQSAFFKLNDHLLNAEKANKLMKSYAKKAYGRKGDAVVKLNEQAIDAGYINLVEINVNPEWATLKDSVEVIDDNRPDFVKKIADVVNAIEGDSLPVSAFLGYEDAHMENGSTAYEKRGIANYVPEWKSENCIQCNQCVFACPHGVIRSFLSNEQEVADAPEGAKFLDARGKDFAGYKFSIQVSTLDCTECGVCVQVCPSKEKSLVMVPIGDQLAHGSQETADYFFNEVTYKDMGDNNPKNMSFRQPLFEFSGACAGCGETPYIKALTQLYGDHLVIANATGCSSIYGGSFPATPYTTNAKGFGPAWANSLFEDNAEFGFGMRIAYETIRDRIQTLLFDHLEEMPESLQALSKEWIENRASSEITRRLKVDIVKELEKIDKTYAKDLLDVKDYFSKVSQWIIGGDGWAYDIGYGGIDHVMANNEDVNILVLDTEVYSNTGGQSSKSAPRGSIAKFTASGKNTRKKDLAAIAMSYGHVFVAQVSAGASQAQVVKAFKEAESYNGPSIVIAYSPCIEHGIKGGLTNSHLQSKLATECGYWPTFRFDPRLEVEGKNPFQVDSKNPVWDKYHDYLLNEARYSQLAQINPDHAAQLLDQNMKDAKKRWKMYQRYLAMDYSLEEQE; from the coding sequence ATGGTAGCTAAAAAAGTTATTAAATCAATGGATGGTAACGAAGCAGCAGCTTATTGCTCATACGCTTTTACCGAAGTAGCTGGGATTTACTCAATTACACCATCCTCACCAATGGCACAATATGTTGACCTTTGGGCTTCAAATGGTAAGAAGAATTTATTCGGAATGCCAGTGAAGATTATCGAAATGCAAAGTGAGGCAGGTGCTGCCGGTACAGTGCATGGGTCATTACAGATGGGTGTATTGACTACAACATATACCGCTTCACAAGGTTTATTATTAAAGATACCAAACATGTATAAGATTGCTGGTCAAATGTTACCAGGTGTTATTCATGTTGCTGCAAGATCACTTGCAGCACAAGCATTGTCAATCTTTGGTGATCATCAAGATGTTATGGCTGCTAGACAAACTGGGTTTGCCTTCTTAGCATCTACATCAGTTCAATCATCTATGGATTTAGCAGGTATTGCACATTTAGCAGCAATTAAGTCAAGTATTCCATTCGTTCATTTCTTTGATGGATTTAGAACATCTCATGAAGTTCAATCAATTGAAGTTTTAGATTATGAAGTATTTGATCGTCTATTAGATAGAGACATGGTTGCTAAATTTAGATCTCACGGATTAAATCCTGAGAGACCTGTTACAAGAGGTAGTGCTCAAAGTGACGATGTTTATTTCCAAACTAAAGTACTACAAGGTACACATTATGAAGTTGTACCTGATATCGTTAATGATTATATGCAAGAAATCTCTAAAGTTACTGGTAGAGATTATGCACCATTCACTTATTATGGTGATAAAGATGCAACAGATGTTGTTATCGCAATGGGTTCTGTTTGTGAACTTGCTCAACAATCAATTGATTATCTTATAAGTAAAGGTAAAAAAGTTGGTTTATTAACAGTTCATTTATATCGTCCATTTAGTGCTAAATATTTCTTAGACAAAATGCCTAAGACTGTTAAGAGAATAACAGTTCTAGATAGAACAATGGAACCTGGCGCAACTGGTAATCCATTATACTTAGATGTTAAATCAGTTTATTACGGAACTAAAGAACAACCTCAAATCTTAGGTGGAATCTATGGTCTATCTTCTAAAGATACTACACCTGCAATGATCGTTTCTGTATTTGAAAATATGGTAGGCGAACAAAAAGACCAATTTACTGTAGGTATTAATGATGATGTAACACATACTTCATTAACAATAGATACTTCACTAGATTTAGCTGATGCTAATACAACAGAATTATTATTCTTTGGATTAGGTTCTGATGGTACAGTTGGTGCATCTAAAAATATTACGAAAATCATTGGTGACAATACTAGTTTTTACTCACAAGCTTATGCGGCTTATGATTCTAAAAAAGCTGGTGGTGTAACACGTATGCATTTAAGATTTTCTGATAAACCAATTCGTTCTACATATTTAGTAAACTATCCTAACTTTGTATCATGTTCTACAGATACATATCTTACAAAATATGATATGTTAAAAGGACTTAAAACAGGTGGAACATTCTTACTTAATACACAAACACCAAAAGAAGAAATTGAAGCTCATCTTCCAAATAATGTGAAACGTCAATTAGCAATTAAAAAAGCTAAGTTCTATATTATTAATGCTGTTGATTTAGCTTATGAAATTGGACTTGGTAGAAGAATTAATACAATTATGCAATCTGCATTCTTTAAATTAAATGATCATTTATTAAATGCTGAAAAAGCAAATAAATTAATGAAATCTTATGCTAAAAAAGCTTATGGCCGTAAAGGTGATGCAGTTGTTAAATTAAATGAACAAGCAATTGATGCTGGTTATATCAATTTAGTAGAAATAAATGTAAATCCAGAATGGGCAACATTAAAAGATTCAGTAGAAGTAATTGATGATAATCGTCCAGACTTTGTTAAAAAAATTGCAGACGTTGTTAACGCAATCGAAGGTGATTCACTTCCAGTATCAGCATTCCTAGGATATGAAGATGCACACATGGAAAATGGATCAACTGCATATGAAAAACGTGGTATTGCAAATTATGTACCAGAATGGAAGAGCGAGAATTGTATTCAATGTAATCAATGTGTATTCGCTTGTCCACATGGTGTTATTAGATCATTCTTATCTAACGAGCAAGAAGTTGCAGATGCACCTGAAGGCGCTAAATTCTTAGATGCTAGAGGTAAAGATTTTGCTGGATACAAATTCTCTATTCAAGTTTCAACACTTGATTGTACAGAATGTGGTGTCTGTGTTCAAGTATGTCCTTCTAAAGAAAAATCACTTGTTATGGTTCCAATTGGAGATCAACTTGCTCATGGTTCTCAAGAAACAGCAGATTATTTCTTCAATGAAGTAACATACAAAGATATGGGAGATAACAATCCTAAGAATATGAGTTTCAGACAACCATTGTTTGAATTCTCTGGAGCATGTGCTGGTTGTGGTGAAACACCATACATTAAAGCATTAACTCAACTTTATGGAGATCATTTAGTAATCGCAAACGCAACAGGATGTTCATCAATTTATGGTGGTTCATTCCCTGCTACACCTTATACTACAAATGCTAAAGGTTTTGGTCCAGCATGGGCTAACTCATTATTTGAAGATAATGCAGAATTTGGTTTTGGTATGAGAATCGCTTATGAAACAATAAGAGATAGAATTCAAACATTATTATTTGACCATTTAGAAGAAATGCCTGAATCACTTCAAGCATTATCAAAAGAATGGATTGAAAATAGAGCAAGTTCAGAAATAACTAGAAGATTAAAAGTTGATATCGTCAAAGAATTAGAAAAAATCGACAAAACATATGCTAAAGACTTACTTGATGTAAAAGATTACTTTTCTAAAGTTTCACAATGGATTATTGGTGGAGATGGTTGGGCTTATGATATTGGTTATGGTGGTATCGACCATGTTATGGCAAACAACGAAGATGTCAATATTCTAGTATTAGATACTGAAGTATACTCTAACACAGGCGGACAGTCATCTAAATCAGCACCTAGAGGCTCTATTGCGAAGTTCACAGCTTCTGGTAAGAACACTAGGAAAAAAGACTTAGCAGCAATCGCTATGAGTTATGGTCATGTTTTTGTAGCACAAGTTTCTGCTGGTGCTTCACAAGCTCAAGTTGTGAAAGCATTTAAAGAAGCTGAAAGCTATAATGGACCATCAATTGTTATTGCTTACTCACCATGTATCGAACATGGTATCAAAGGTGGATTAACAAATTCACATCTACAATCTAAATTAGCAACTGAATGTGGCTATTGGCCAACATTTAGATTTGATCCAAGATTAGAAGTTGAAGGTAAAAATCCATTCCAAGTAGATAGTAAAAATCCAGTTTGGGATAAATATCATGATTATTTATTAAATGAAGCTAGATACTCACAATTAGCTCAAATTAATCCTGATCATGCAGCTCAACTACTTGATCAAAATATGAAAGACGCTAAGAAACGTTGGAAGATGTATCAACGATACCTAGCAATGGATTATTCACTAGAAGAACAAGAATAA
- the bcp gene encoding thioredoxin-dependent thiol peroxidase, whose product MLKVGTKVQDFSLLDAENKLHTLSDYRGKKVVIYFYPKDLTSGCTTQACAFRDTYDEFKKNNIVVIGISKDSVKSHKKFVETYDLPFILLSDEDIKVCSYFGVYVEKSMYGRKYMGVNRSTFILDEEGIITHVFEKASPKENAAEILKVLI is encoded by the coding sequence ATGCTAAAAGTAGGAACAAAAGTTCAAGATTTTAGTTTGCTCGATGCAGAAAATAAATTACACACTTTAAGTGATTATAGAGGCAAAAAGGTAGTTATCTATTTTTATCCCAAAGATCTTACATCAGGATGTACAACACAAGCTTGTGCATTTAGGGATACATATGATGAGTTTAAGAAAAACAATATCGTTGTCATTGGTATTTCAAAAGATAGTGTAAAAAGCCATAAAAAGTTTGTAGAAACTTATGACTTACCATTTATCTTATTAAGTGATGAAGATATAAAAGTTTGTTCATATTTTGGTGTATATGTTGAAAAAAGCATGTATGGCAGAAAATATATGGGCGTTAATCGCTCAACATTCATCTTAGATGAAGAAGGTATTATTACTCACGTTTTTGAAAAGGCATCTCCAAAAGAGAATGCAGCTGAAATATTAAAAGTATTAATTTAG